The following proteins come from a genomic window of Candidatus Binatus sp.:
- a CDS encoding RNA-binding protein, protein MPRVYVGNLAESVTRDDLRALFSKIGKVGGALVITDRATGRSRGFGFVEMVDVDDAINAAVYFSGAELEGRKLQVDQYRPQEAAGTKYRGERKRRAPIKRSGSNGAAQA, encoded by the coding sequence GTGCCCAGAGTTTATGTCGGAAATCTCGCCGAATCAGTTACGCGCGATGACCTGCGGGCGCTCTTTTCGAAAATCGGCAAAGTCGGCGGCGCGCTGGTAATCACCGACCGTGCGACCGGCCGCTCGCGCGGTTTCGGCTTCGTCGAGATGGTCGATGTCGATGACGCGATCAATGCGGCGGTGTATTTCAGCGGCGCGGAACTCGAAGGCCGCAAACTGCAGGTCGATCAGTATCGTCCGCAGGAAGCGGCGGGGACCAAGTATCGCGGGGAGCGCAAGCGCCGGGCTCCAATCAAGCGTTCCGGCAGCAACGGCGCCGCGCAGGCATAG